The Streptomyces rimosus genomic interval AGGTGAGCACCGGCGTGCTCACCTCCGGGTCCTGCTCATAGCGCAGGACGAGCACTTCCGTCTGCGCCGGCGTCGAGCCCAGGTACAGGGCGCTGCCGTCGGTGAGTGCCTGGTCCGTCGCCTTCCGGTCACAGGGCCCCATCGTCGTACCGGACCCGCCGGCTATCCCGTGGGCGGTGCCCGGCGGCAACAGGACGGCGTCTCCTGCCTGCACTTCCAGAGGTTTCCCGCCCGGGACGTGGAGCCACATCGTGCCGCGGGACACTACGTGCAGTGCCGCTGCCGGAGAGGGCTCCAGCCGCAGGCCCCAGGTTCCTCCGGCCTTCAGTACGACCCCGAGCGCCCCTCGCGCACCCGATACACGCAAGGCTTCCGCGAGTACGTCCATCGTTCCCTTCTCGTCGACGGGGGTCAGACCACGTCGAGAACGATCTTTCCATGCACCTTCCGCGCGAACAGTGCCCGGACGGCGTCGTCCACGTCCAGCCAGTTGCCTCGCAGTCCGACCGGTGCCGAGAGCCTCCCGGCGGCCATGAGGCCCAGCAGGTCCGTCAGCTCCCCGCTGGTCGGCGTCATGTCGCCGTAGGTGGCGATGGTGCGCGGTTCACCGAAACCGAACAGGGCCCCTGACGGGAACGTGGTGTCCTGTCCCGAGGAGTAACCGACCACGTGGATGGTGCCGCCCTCGGCGAGGAGACTCCACGCCTGGGCCACCAGCGGCCCGCCGACCGTGTCCAGGACGAGGTCGAACCGGCACTCGGCCCCGGCCAGGTCGGTCAGGACCTGGTCGGCCCCGAGTTCGCGGAGCCCGGCGGCCCGGTCCGGCGAGCCCACGAGTGCCGTCACCCGGGCGCCCGCCAGCGCCGCCAACTGGACGGCGAAGTGCCCCACGCCCCCACTGGCGCCGGTGACCAGAACGTCGCGCGCCAGCAGAGAACGCTTGCGCAGCACCCGCAGCGCGGTGACTCCCGCGATCCCCAGCGCGGCAGCGTCGGCCAGATCCACGCCCTCGGGGACGATGCCGAGCGAGGCGGGGCTGACCGCCACCCGCTCCGCCCACGCGTGGGCGGACATCCCGAGCGCGACTCGCGTACCTTCGGGCGGCCCCGAGCCGTCGGACGCGGCGCGCACCACGACACCGGCCGCGTCGTGACCGTGCACAGCCCCGGCCGGCCACTGGTCCACGTAATTCAGCTCTCCGAAGTTGAGACCGATATGCCGTATCTCGACCAACACCTCGCCGCTGGACGGCACGGGCTCATCGACATCGGCGAACCGGACGGGCCCGGCCTCGCCGTGATCGACAACAAGGGCGCGCATGCGTGTGTTTCCTTCTCTCGTGGATGCGCCTGAACACTCGGCGCGACAACGGACGGAGAGCGCGAATGTCGCACTGCCGTCTCCTGGAAACCCTACGCAGGACCAGCTCAGCGACCAGTCCCGGGAGAGTCGATCAGTTGACGATCTGTAGCAGTGCGGCTCGCGCGCGGCGGCGAACTTTGCACGCATACGGTGGATGACGCTGTGACGGGCGCGGCGACACCCTGGCGGGGCGGCAGGCCGGGGGGATCGCTGGGTTCGTCGGGGGTGGCATGTAGCAATGGCGTGTCCAGGTGCGGTTTCTGCTGACGCGTTCGATCAGGTCGGCGGGCTCCGCCGGGTCTCCGTACGGGGGGGGTGGCAGTCCTCCCCCCGACGTCCGGCTCCGGCTCGCTCGGCCACTGGCCACCGACCTCCGCGGGCCCTGGGAGAGATCGACCGAACCGCTCAGGCTTACCCCCCGCTCGCGTCCGACGGGGGTTCAGAAACCTGCGCACGAAGACCGGCTCTCCAGCCAGCGCACTGTCATCCTCAACGCCCGGACTAGGTGAGCCACTTGGTTCGAAGAATCGCCGGCCGTCTCGACGTGGGCCGCGTCCTCGCGACCGGCGAGGCATACCGCCGCCCCGCCCGTCACAAAGTCGGCACGAAACCACGGAGAGCCAGCGCCGATCGTTAAGTGACAAGCTAATGCGCGGTGGGGCGGCGGGAGAAAACGCCCTCTTACCTGTTCCGCTTGCTTGGAGTGCACTCCAAGGCCATAGCGTTGAGGGCACGCCTGTAGCACCAGGGCCTCGCTAGCGCCCCGGAAGGCTGCCTAAGTTCTCTGCCGGCTCCCGGCTAAACACGAAAGAAGCCGGAGCCAGGCGATCGATATCCCAGGAGCATCTCCGATGCAACAACGCAAACTAGGGCAGGGCCTCGAAGTCTCGGCTCTCGGGCTCGGCTGCATGGGCATGAGTTTCTTTTACGGTCAGCCACAAGACACAGCCGAGATGACGAAGCTACTGCGGGCGGCCGTTGACCGCGGCGTGACTTTCTTCGACACTGCCGAAGTCTACGGCCCGTTCACCAATGAGGACCTGGTCGGTCAGGCGCTGGCGCCGGTACGCGACCAGGTGGTGATTGCCACCAAGTTCGGAATCAAGCACGGCGAGCACGGGCCGACCCCGATGTCCGGGGTCGACAGCAGACCCGAGCAGATCCGCCGAGTGACCGAGGCCTCGCTCAAGCGTCTTCGAACCGAAAGCATCGACCTACTCTACCAACACCGCGTCGACCCCGACGTTCCCATTGAAGACGTGGCCGGCACGGTCAAGCAGCTGATCGCCGAAGGCAAGGTGAAGCACTTCGGATTGTCCGAGGCCGGTGCCGCGACGATTCGTCGCGCCCACGCCGTTCAGCCGGTAACGGCACTGCAAAGCGAGTACTCGCTCTGGATGCGCGAGCACGAAACCGAAATCATTCCGACCTTGGAGGAACTGGGCATCGGTCTGGTGCCCTACAGCCCGCTCGGCAAAGGGTTTTTGACCGGCAAGATCGATTCCAGTACGTCGCTTGCCGACAACGACCTCCGCCGTCTGCTCCCACGCTTCAGCCCTGAAGCACGGCAAGCCAACCAGGTGCTGGTCGACCTGCTGCAGCAGATTGCCGACGACAAAGGAGCCACGCCGGCCCAGATCGCTCTCGCCTGGGTGCTGGCGCAGAAGCCGTGGTTCGTCCCGATCCCCGGCACCACCAAGCTGCACCGACTGGAAGAGAACCTGGGCGCACTCGACGTCGAGCTGACAACCGGCGACCTACATCGGATCGAAGAAGCCGCGGCCAACATCCGGATCCAGGGCGAACGTCTCCCTGAGCAGTTGCAGTCCCGGTTCGGCCGCTGAAAGCCTGTTCTGACTCCTGAAACCGTAGGTCACCGCACCGACGGCGGGCAGGTGGTCCCAACGCTTCCGTTCGTGGAACCGTCTCGGAGACGGTTCCACGAACGGAAGCGTCCTCGTCCTGGTTGTGGAGGGCTCCCGGAAGGAGGATCGGGCCAGGGGGGCCGTTGGGCTCGAAGAACCACCGCCCACAACCCGCTACGACGTCGGGAAAACGACCAGACGATCAGGCGACCGGGGAGCATCACCGAGCGCGACAGCCTCGGAGGGCAAAAGACAAGATAAGCGCCTGCGAGTACCCCAGTCAGCATGCTGGACCGGAACATCACGAGGCCCGCGGATCTCCCGTCGACCAATGAATCCGACCTTCCGCTCGCGATGGAGCAGAATCTCGCCGAGCATGCCTGCCACCTGCACCGGATTGGGAAAGCGCGTCCATCACCGAGACCGGCGACCTGCTGACCGCCGACAGCGGTCTCGCCAATGACACCTCCAACATCGTCGCGGCGGCCCGCTTCGCCCCGAACACCGCCCCGGCTCGCGCCGCGGAGACGGTCCGGACCTTGGTCGCGACCGGCCGCCCCCCTTCCCCTGGTGGGTGGGCCCCGCCTCCACACCGGGCAATCTCGCCGAGTGCCTTGAGGCCGTCGGCCTGCAAGCGTCGGAAACCGAGACGGGCATGTGGAGAGATCTACGCGGTCCCCTCCCCGACGCGCACGTCGACGGCTTGGAGATCCGCCCGACGACCGCTCCGGAGCAGCTCGCCGACTACGCCACGGTCCTCGCCGCAAACTGGAACCCACCCGCCGCCACGGTGCGCCGGTTCTTCGCGGATGCCGCCGATTTGGCACTCACCGCCGACTACCCACCCGCTACCTGATCGGTTACGTCGACGGCCGTCCCGTCTGCTCGGCCCAGGTTTTCCTGCACGCAGGCGTCGCCGGGACCTACAACATCGCCACACTCGCCACCGACCGCAGTGAGTACTCCACCGCCCCGAACGGGTTCATCGGCCCACGGACGCGTGTGGTGCCGGTGAGCACGGGTATGCCGGACAATCGCAGGCTCGGACTGTCCTGCGGCCTCGAGCCTCGCCTTATCGACTCTTGGGAGCATGATCGTGTCAATCGCTGCTGACCGGCTTTCCGATCCCGCCGTGCGCGCTTTCGTCACCGCCCTCAACGCACAGGACCGAGGGGCGTTTCAGGCCGCTCTCGCGCCGGGGGCGACCATGTCCGACGATGGTACGGAGCGAGACCTGGCCGACTGGACCGAACGGGAGGTCTTCTCCTCCAACGGGCGCATGGAGGTTGAGTCCGAAGCAGATGGCGGGCGGT includes:
- a CDS encoding zinc-binding dehydrogenase; amino-acid sequence: MRALVVDHGEAGPVRFADVDEPVPSSGEVLVEIRHIGLNFGELNYVDQWPAGAVHGHDAAGVVVRAASDGSGPPEGTRVALGMSAHAWAERVAVSPASLGIVPEGVDLADAAALGIAGVTALRVLRKRSLLARDVLVTGASGGVGHFAVQLAALAGARVTALVGSPDRAAGLRELGADQVLTDLAGAECRFDLVLDTVGGPLVAQAWSLLAEGGTIHVVGYSSGQDTTFPSGALFGFGEPRTIATYGDMTPTSGELTDLLGLMAAGRLSAPVGLRGNWLDVDDAVRALFARKVHGKIVLDVV
- a CDS encoding nuclear transport factor 2 family protein; protein product: MIVSIAADRLSDPAVRAFVTALNAQDRGAFQAALAPGATMSDDGTERDLADWTEREVFSSNGRMEVESEADGGRSLTALYSNDTWGAMRTRWAFTVEDGKVSRFETGQA
- a CDS encoding aldo/keto reductase — its product is MQQRKLGQGLEVSALGLGCMGMSFFYGQPQDTAEMTKLLRAAVDRGVTFFDTAEVYGPFTNEDLVGQALAPVRDQVVIATKFGIKHGEHGPTPMSGVDSRPEQIRRVTEASLKRLRTESIDLLYQHRVDPDVPIEDVAGTVKQLIAEGKVKHFGLSEAGAATIRRAHAVQPVTALQSEYSLWMREHETEIIPTLEELGIGLVPYSPLGKGFLTGKIDSSTSLADNDLRRLLPRFSPEARQANQVLVDLLQQIADDKGATPAQIALAWVLAQKPWFVPIPGTTKLHRLEENLGALDVELTTGDLHRIEEAAANIRIQGERLPEQLQSRFGR